A single Argentina anserina chromosome 7, drPotAnse1.1, whole genome shotgun sequence DNA region contains:
- the LOC126802097 gene encoding uncharacterized protein LOC126802097, whose product MEGESGASGSSGSKPRVRPDPFLVLCRCFSVITAFIALFCIVVNILSAIESFKDGADIFNGIFRCYAVLMAILVIVAETELEFITKFWKVFDYWVSRGMLQIFVAVMTRAFANEELILLQTIASYMLLACGVLYVILGILCIGCLKRYRQKKEISRDQAVKDREELERRKEELEYSLVEDRT is encoded by the exons ATGGAGGGAGAGAGCGGTGCGTCAGGTAGTAGTGGCAGCAAACCGAGAGTGAGGCCCGACCCTTTCTTGGTGCTGTGTCGCTGCTTCAGTGTCATCACTGCTTTCATAGCTCTTTTCTGTATCGTCGTCAACATCCTCTCCGCCATTGAATCCTTCAAGGACGGAGCTGat ATTTTCAATGGTATATTTCGGTGTTATGCTGTTCTCATGGCTATTCTTGTGATTGTGGCCGAGACCGAGTTGGAATTCATTACTAAATTCTGGAAG GTATTCGACTACTGGGTTAGTAGGGGCATGCTACAAATCTT TGTTGCCGTCATGACAAGAGCATTTGCTAATGAGGAGCTTATTCTTCTTCAGACCATAGCGAGCTATATGCTTCTTGCCTGTGGTGTGCTTTATGTGATTCTG GGAATTCTATGTATTGGCTGCCTCAAACGTTATCgccagaagaaagaaatttcAAGGGATCAAGCAGTTAAGGATCGTGAG GAATTAGAGCGGCGAAAGGAAGAACTTGAATACTCGCTTGTTGAGGACAGAACTTAA
- the LOC126802096 gene encoding beta carbonic anhydrase 5, chloroplastic-like isoform X6 has product MSLLIYPGLTIKASAESLGLTQKMKSNKLERVVETEDGSELFEDMKHRFLSFKKNKYLENLEHYQNLAKGQSPKFLVIGCADSRVCPSTILGFQPGEAFMVRNIANLVPPFESGPSETNAALEFSVNTLEVKNILVVGHSCCGGIRALMSMNDEVDKSSFIQSWVVNGKDARSWTKAAASKLSFDQQCKHCEKESVNRSLLNLLTYPWIEEKVKKGIVSVHGGYYDFVDCTFEKWTLDYKEDNLKEKHGRISVKNQLRWS; this is encoded by the exons ATGTCCTTATTAAT TTATCCGGGTTTGACCATAAAGGCTTCCGCAGAGTCCTTAGGCCTGacccaaaaaatgaaaagcaaCAAACTGGAGAGAGTAGTGGAAACCGAGGATGGGAGCGAGTTGTTTGAAGATATGAAACACCGGTTTCTTAGcttcaaaaagaacaaatattt GGAAAACTTGGAACACTATCAAAATCTTGCAAAGGGTCAGTCACCAAAG TTCTTGGTGATTGGTTGTGCAGACTCTAGGGTCTGTCCCTCAACGATTCTCGGATTCCAGCCAGGAGAAGCGTTTATGGTGCGCAACATTGCAAATTTGGTACCACCCTTTGAG AGTGGACCCTCGGAAACAAATGCTGCACTAGAGTTTTCTGTAAATACTCTTGAA GTCAAAAACATATTGGTTGTTGGTCATAGCTGTTGTGGAGGCATTCGTGCGCTTATGAGTATGAATGATGAAGTAGACAAAAG TAGCTTTATCCAAAGTTGGGTTGTCAATGGGAAGGATGCAAGGTCGTGGACAAAGGCTGCCGCCTCCAAGCTCAGCTTTGACCAGCAATGCAAGCACTGTGAGAAG GAATCAGTTAACCGTTCATTGTTAAACCTACTCACTTATCCTTGGATTGAAGAAAAGGTGAAGAAAGGCATTGTCTCTGTACATGGTGGTTATTATGATTTTGTTGATTGTACATTTGAGAAATGGACACTTGATTACAAGGAAGACAATTTGAAAGAGAAACATGGCAGAATCTCTGTTAAAAATCAATTACGTTGGAGCTGA
- the LOC126802096 gene encoding beta carbonic anhydrase 5, chloroplastic-like isoform X4, whose protein sequence is MAVLAPSSSSYHIQSISSAIFGSKLQSGEIQQTRLRLFTNSNYPGLTIKASAESLGLTQKMKSNKLERVVETEDGSELFEDMKHRFLSFKKNKYLENLEHYQNLAKGQSPKFLVIGCADSRVCPSTILGFQPGEAFMVRNIANLVPPFESGPSETNAALEFSVNTLEVKNILVVGHSCCGGIRALMSMNDEVDKSSFIQSWVVNGKDARSWTKAAASKLSFDQQCKHCEKESVNRSLLNLLTYPWIEEKVKKGIVSVHGGYYDFVDCTFEKWTLDYKEDNLKEKHGRISVKNQLRWS, encoded by the exons ATGGCAGTTCTGGCTCCGAGCTCCTCCTCTTACCACATTCAGTCCATCTCATCCGCA ATCTTTGGTTCTAAGCTCCAATCAGGGGAAATTCAGCAGACCCGTCTCAGGTTATTCACTAATTCCAA TTATCCGGGTTTGACCATAAAGGCTTCCGCAGAGTCCTTAGGCCTGacccaaaaaatgaaaagcaaCAAACTGGAGAGAGTAGTGGAAACCGAGGATGGGAGCGAGTTGTTTGAAGATATGAAACACCGGTTTCTTAGcttcaaaaagaacaaatattt GGAAAACTTGGAACACTATCAAAATCTTGCAAAGGGTCAGTCACCAAAG TTCTTGGTGATTGGTTGTGCAGACTCTAGGGTCTGTCCCTCAACGATTCTCGGATTCCAGCCAGGAGAAGCGTTTATGGTGCGCAACATTGCAAATTTGGTACCACCCTTTGAG AGTGGACCCTCGGAAACAAATGCTGCACTAGAGTTTTCTGTAAATACTCTTGAA GTCAAAAACATATTGGTTGTTGGTCATAGCTGTTGTGGAGGCATTCGTGCGCTTATGAGTATGAATGATGAAGTAGACAAAAG TAGCTTTATCCAAAGTTGGGTTGTCAATGGGAAGGATGCAAGGTCGTGGACAAAGGCTGCCGCCTCCAAGCTCAGCTTTGACCAGCAATGCAAGCACTGTGAGAAG GAATCAGTTAACCGTTCATTGTTAAACCTACTCACTTATCCTTGGATTGAAGAAAAGGTGAAGAAAGGCATTGTCTCTGTACATGGTGGTTATTATGATTTTGTTGATTGTACATTTGAGAAATGGACACTTGATTACAAGGAAGACAATTTGAAAGAGAAACATGGCAGAATCTCTGTTAAAAATCAATTACGTTGGAGCTGA
- the LOC126802096 gene encoding beta carbonic anhydrase 5, chloroplastic-like isoform X3: MAVLAPSSSSYHIQSISSAIFGSKLQSGEIQQTRLRRSLQLRLQATCNLWIDPKSSYPGLTIKASAESLGLTQKMKSNKLERVVETEDGSELFEDMKHRFLSFKKNKYLENLEHYQNLAKGQSPKFLVIGCADSRVCPSTILGFQPGEAFMVRNIANLVPPFESGPSETNAALEFSVNTLEVKNILVVGHSCCGGIRALMSMNDEVDKSSFIQSWVVNGKDARSWTKAAASKLSFDQQCKHCEKESVNRSLLNLLTYPWIEEKVKKGIVSVHGGYYDFVDCTFEKWTLDYKEDNLKEKHGRISVKNQLRWS, encoded by the exons ATGGCAGTTCTGGCTCCGAGCTCCTCCTCTTACCACATTCAGTCCATCTCATCCGCA ATCTTTGGTTCTAAGCTCCAATCAGGGGAAATTCAGCAGACCCGTCTCAG GAGATCTTTACAGTTAAGGTTACAGGCTACATGCAACCTCTGGATTGATCCTAAGAG CAGTTATCCGGGTTTGACCATAAAGGCTTCCGCAGAGTCCTTAGGCCTGacccaaaaaatgaaaagcaaCAAACTGGAGAGAGTAGTGGAAACCGAGGATGGGAGCGAGTTGTTTGAAGATATGAAACACCGGTTTCTTAGcttcaaaaagaacaaatattt GGAAAACTTGGAACACTATCAAAATCTTGCAAAGGGTCAGTCACCAAAG TTCTTGGTGATTGGTTGTGCAGACTCTAGGGTCTGTCCCTCAACGATTCTCGGATTCCAGCCAGGAGAAGCGTTTATGGTGCGCAACATTGCAAATTTGGTACCACCCTTTGAG AGTGGACCCTCGGAAACAAATGCTGCACTAGAGTTTTCTGTAAATACTCTTGAA GTCAAAAACATATTGGTTGTTGGTCATAGCTGTTGTGGAGGCATTCGTGCGCTTATGAGTATGAATGATGAAGTAGACAAAAG TAGCTTTATCCAAAGTTGGGTTGTCAATGGGAAGGATGCAAGGTCGTGGACAAAGGCTGCCGCCTCCAAGCTCAGCTTTGACCAGCAATGCAAGCACTGTGAGAAG GAATCAGTTAACCGTTCATTGTTAAACCTACTCACTTATCCTTGGATTGAAGAAAAGGTGAAGAAAGGCATTGTCTCTGTACATGGTGGTTATTATGATTTTGTTGATTGTACATTTGAGAAATGGACACTTGATTACAAGGAAGACAATTTGAAAGAGAAACATGGCAGAATCTCTGTTAAAAATCAATTACGTTGGAGCTGA
- the LOC126802096 gene encoding beta carbonic anhydrase 5, chloroplastic-like isoform X2 has translation MAVLAPSSSSYHIQSISSAIFGSKLQSGEIQQTRLRLFTNSKRSLQLRLQATCNLWIDPKSSYPGLTIKASAESLGLTQKMKSNKLERVVETEDGSELFEDMKHRFLSFKKNKYLENLEHYQNLAKGQSPKFLVIGCADSRVCPSTILGFQPGEAFMVRNIANLVPPFESGPSETNAALEFSVNTLEVKNILVVGHSCCGGIRALMSMNDEVDKSFIQSWVVNGKDARSWTKAAASKLSFDQQCKHCEKESVNRSLLNLLTYPWIEEKVKKGIVSVHGGYYDFVDCTFEKWTLDYKEDNLKEKHGRISVKNQLRWS, from the exons ATGGCAGTTCTGGCTCCGAGCTCCTCCTCTTACCACATTCAGTCCATCTCATCCGCA ATCTTTGGTTCTAAGCTCCAATCAGGGGAAATTCAGCAGACCCGTCTCAGGTTATTCACTAATTCCAA GAGATCTTTACAGTTAAGGTTACAGGCTACATGCAACCTCTGGATTGATCCTAAGAG CAGTTATCCGGGTTTGACCATAAAGGCTTCCGCAGAGTCCTTAGGCCTGacccaaaaaatgaaaagcaaCAAACTGGAGAGAGTAGTGGAAACCGAGGATGGGAGCGAGTTGTTTGAAGATATGAAACACCGGTTTCTTAGcttcaaaaagaacaaatattt GGAAAACTTGGAACACTATCAAAATCTTGCAAAGGGTCAGTCACCAAAG TTCTTGGTGATTGGTTGTGCAGACTCTAGGGTCTGTCCCTCAACGATTCTCGGATTCCAGCCAGGAGAAGCGTTTATGGTGCGCAACATTGCAAATTTGGTACCACCCTTTGAG AGTGGACCCTCGGAAACAAATGCTGCACTAGAGTTTTCTGTAAATACTCTTGAA GTCAAAAACATATTGGTTGTTGGTCATAGCTGTTGTGGAGGCATTCGTGCGCTTATGAGTATGAATGATGAAGTAGACAAAAG CTTTATCCAAAGTTGGGTTGTCAATGGGAAGGATGCAAGGTCGTGGACAAAGGCTGCCGCCTCCAAGCTCAGCTTTGACCAGCAATGCAAGCACTGTGAGAAG GAATCAGTTAACCGTTCATTGTTAAACCTACTCACTTATCCTTGGATTGAAGAAAAGGTGAAGAAAGGCATTGTCTCTGTACATGGTGGTTATTATGATTTTGTTGATTGTACATTTGAGAAATGGACACTTGATTACAAGGAAGACAATTTGAAAGAGAAACATGGCAGAATCTCTGTTAAAAATCAATTACGTTGGAGCTGA
- the LOC126802096 gene encoding beta carbonic anhydrase 5, chloroplastic-like isoform X5, which yields MAVLAPSSSSYHIQSISSAIFGSKLQSGEIQQTRLSYPGLTIKASAESLGLTQKMKSNKLERVVETEDGSELFEDMKHRFLSFKKNKYLENLEHYQNLAKGQSPKFLVIGCADSRVCPSTILGFQPGEAFMVRNIANLVPPFESGPSETNAALEFSVNTLEVKNILVVGHSCCGGIRALMSMNDEVDKSSFIQSWVVNGKDARSWTKAAASKLSFDQQCKHCEKESVNRSLLNLLTYPWIEEKVKKGIVSVHGGYYDFVDCTFEKWTLDYKEDNLKEKHGRISVKNQLRWS from the exons ATGGCAGTTCTGGCTCCGAGCTCCTCCTCTTACCACATTCAGTCCATCTCATCCGCA ATCTTTGGTTCTAAGCTCCAATCAGGGGAAATTCAGCAGACCCGTCTCAG TTATCCGGGTTTGACCATAAAGGCTTCCGCAGAGTCCTTAGGCCTGacccaaaaaatgaaaagcaaCAAACTGGAGAGAGTAGTGGAAACCGAGGATGGGAGCGAGTTGTTTGAAGATATGAAACACCGGTTTCTTAGcttcaaaaagaacaaatattt GGAAAACTTGGAACACTATCAAAATCTTGCAAAGGGTCAGTCACCAAAG TTCTTGGTGATTGGTTGTGCAGACTCTAGGGTCTGTCCCTCAACGATTCTCGGATTCCAGCCAGGAGAAGCGTTTATGGTGCGCAACATTGCAAATTTGGTACCACCCTTTGAG AGTGGACCCTCGGAAACAAATGCTGCACTAGAGTTTTCTGTAAATACTCTTGAA GTCAAAAACATATTGGTTGTTGGTCATAGCTGTTGTGGAGGCATTCGTGCGCTTATGAGTATGAATGATGAAGTAGACAAAAG TAGCTTTATCCAAAGTTGGGTTGTCAATGGGAAGGATGCAAGGTCGTGGACAAAGGCTGCCGCCTCCAAGCTCAGCTTTGACCAGCAATGCAAGCACTGTGAGAAG GAATCAGTTAACCGTTCATTGTTAAACCTACTCACTTATCCTTGGATTGAAGAAAAGGTGAAGAAAGGCATTGTCTCTGTACATGGTGGTTATTATGATTTTGTTGATTGTACATTTGAGAAATGGACACTTGATTACAAGGAAGACAATTTGAAAGAGAAACATGGCAGAATCTCTGTTAAAAATCAATTACGTTGGAGCTGA
- the LOC126802096 gene encoding beta carbonic anhydrase 5, chloroplastic-like isoform X1, translating into MAVLAPSSSSYHIQSISSAIFGSKLQSGEIQQTRLRLFTNSKRSLQLRLQATCNLWIDPKSSYPGLTIKASAESLGLTQKMKSNKLERVVETEDGSELFEDMKHRFLSFKKNKYLENLEHYQNLAKGQSPKFLVIGCADSRVCPSTILGFQPGEAFMVRNIANLVPPFESGPSETNAALEFSVNTLEVKNILVVGHSCCGGIRALMSMNDEVDKSSFIQSWVVNGKDARSWTKAAASKLSFDQQCKHCEKESVNRSLLNLLTYPWIEEKVKKGIVSVHGGYYDFVDCTFEKWTLDYKEDNLKEKHGRISVKNQLRWS; encoded by the exons ATGGCAGTTCTGGCTCCGAGCTCCTCCTCTTACCACATTCAGTCCATCTCATCCGCA ATCTTTGGTTCTAAGCTCCAATCAGGGGAAATTCAGCAGACCCGTCTCAGGTTATTCACTAATTCCAA GAGATCTTTACAGTTAAGGTTACAGGCTACATGCAACCTCTGGATTGATCCTAAGAG CAGTTATCCGGGTTTGACCATAAAGGCTTCCGCAGAGTCCTTAGGCCTGacccaaaaaatgaaaagcaaCAAACTGGAGAGAGTAGTGGAAACCGAGGATGGGAGCGAGTTGTTTGAAGATATGAAACACCGGTTTCTTAGcttcaaaaagaacaaatattt GGAAAACTTGGAACACTATCAAAATCTTGCAAAGGGTCAGTCACCAAAG TTCTTGGTGATTGGTTGTGCAGACTCTAGGGTCTGTCCCTCAACGATTCTCGGATTCCAGCCAGGAGAAGCGTTTATGGTGCGCAACATTGCAAATTTGGTACCACCCTTTGAG AGTGGACCCTCGGAAACAAATGCTGCACTAGAGTTTTCTGTAAATACTCTTGAA GTCAAAAACATATTGGTTGTTGGTCATAGCTGTTGTGGAGGCATTCGTGCGCTTATGAGTATGAATGATGAAGTAGACAAAAG TAGCTTTATCCAAAGTTGGGTTGTCAATGGGAAGGATGCAAGGTCGTGGACAAAGGCTGCCGCCTCCAAGCTCAGCTTTGACCAGCAATGCAAGCACTGTGAGAAG GAATCAGTTAACCGTTCATTGTTAAACCTACTCACTTATCCTTGGATTGAAGAAAAGGTGAAGAAAGGCATTGTCTCTGTACATGGTGGTTATTATGATTTTGTTGATTGTACATTTGAGAAATGGACACTTGATTACAAGGAAGACAATTTGAAAGAGAAACATGGCAGAATCTCTGTTAAAAATCAATTACGTTGGAGCTGA
- the LOC126802296 gene encoding beta-ureidopropionase, giving the protein MEDKNGGQKVEESSKACSDGSVCGYDSLHHLLRANLKPHLFQEVNRILLGLNCGKALETNSVPESAKALSSEHDFDLQAFCFHADNELLREPRMVRVGLIQNSIAVPTTVHFQDQKRAIFAKLKPIIDAAGVSGVNILCLQEAWTMPFAFCTREKRWCEFAEPVDGESTQFLQALARKYNMVIISPILERDVNHGETLWNTAVIIGNHGNIIGKHRKNHIPRVGDFNESTYYMEGNTGHPVFETAYGKIAVNICYGRHHPLNWLAFGLNGAEIVFNPSATVGELSEPMWPIEARNAAIANSYFVGSINRIGTEVFPNPFTSGDGKPQHSDFGHFYGSSYFSAPDSSCTPSLSHHRDGLLISDMDLNLCRQIKDKWGFRMTARYELYADLLDRYLKPDFEPQVISDPMLHKKTA; this is encoded by the exons atggAAGACAAGAATGGGGGGCAGAAAGTGGAAGAATCAAGCAAGGCCTGCAGTGACGGCTCCGTCTGTGGCTACGACTCtctccaccacctcctccgCGCCAATCTCAAACCCCATCTCTTCCAG GAAGTCAACCGCATTCTCCTAGGTTTGAATTGTGGGAAGGCACTAGAAACAAATTCTGTTCCAGAATCTGCGAAAGCACTCTCGTCAGAACATGACTTTGACCTCCAG GCTTTCTGCTTTCATGCGGACAACGAGTTGTTAAGGGAACCTCGAATGGTCAGGGTTGGTCTCATTCAAAACTCTATAGCTGTTCCAACGACTGTGCACTTTCAGGACCAGAAAAGGGCCATCTTTGCGAAATTAAAGCCAATAATCGATGCTGCAGGTGTTTCAGGAGTAAACATTTTATGCTTGCAG GAAGCATGGACAATGCCGTTTGCCTTTTGTACCCGGGAGAAGAGGTGGTGTGAATTTGCAGAGCCTGTAGATGGGGAATCAACACAATTTCTGCAGGCTCTCGCAAGGAAATATAACATGGTCATCATAAGTCCAATTCTTGAGAGGGATGTCAATCATGGAGAGACTCTCTGGAACACTGCAGTAATAATTGGAAATCATGGCAACATAATTGGCAAGCATCGAAAG AATCATATACCAAGAGTTGGGGACTTCAACGAGAGTACCTATTATATGGAAGGAAATACTGGGCATCCAGTGTTTGAGACTGCTTATGGAAAAATTGCAGTAAATATATGTTATGGAAGACATCATCCTTTGAATTGGTTGGCATTTGGCTTGAATGGTGCAGAGATTGTCTTCAACCCTTCTGCCACTGTTGGTGAACTCAGTGAACCAATGTGGCCCATTGAG GCTCGCAATGCTGCAATTGCAAATAGTTACTTTGTTGGATCAATCAATCGTATCGGGACAGAGGTTTTCCCAAATCCATTTACGTCTGGTGATGGCAAGCCGCAACATTCAGACTTTGGGCATTTCTATGGGTCAAGTTATTTTTCTGCCCCAGACTCCTCGTGCACCCCTTCTCTATCACACCATCGTGATGGGTTGTTGATATCAGACATGGACCTCAACCTCTGTAGGCAGATTAAAGACAAATGGGGATTCCGAATGACTGCTCGTTATGAGCTCTATGCCGATCTGCTTGACCGTTATCTGAAGCCAGATTTTGAGCCCCAAGTCATTTCTGATCCCATGTTACATAAGAAGACTGCATAA